The following coding sequences lie in one Aspergillus luchuensis IFO 4308 DNA, chromosome 8, nearly complete sequence genomic window:
- a CDS encoding uncharacterized protein (COG:S;~EggNog:ENOG410PN31;~InterPro:IPR036864,IPR007219,IPR001138;~PFAM:PF04082;~TransMembrane:1 (o314-335i);~go_function: GO:0000981 - DNA-binding transcription factor activity, RNA polymerase II-specific [Evidence IEA];~go_function: GO:0003677 - DNA binding [Evidence IEA];~go_function: GO:0008270 - zinc ion binding [Evidence IEA];~go_process: GO:0006351 - transcription, DNA-templated [Evidence IEA];~go_process: GO:0006355 - regulation of transcription, DNA-templated [Evidence IEA]) has product MEESRRTSPTPQSPTAQRRLQACERCWKRKQKCDRLLPGCTACIEAKAKCCPRSVQLGGTTEDASGLSNAALPDYIETLKRKAEDLDDQSRRRRPRLSTNTSDGRPSLPSNGPTEAAHDSPQASHDTPLTEQTSLTERSVQAAMGEIEFLSRNAMAEPRGEASGFPQELTIGNMIKASLAISGKDPTQSSCPLSQKSKYSNMLGQTPTLTREVVADCTGRFFGHTKALCPYIDEGEMLEYRDGFFDSSHVSHTTSYTGFRDFNVYMATAIGMLLSPESGIELFASSLHSAAMQSFPTILGSNDDLNMLHSMQLMIIYSMFSSMGGSTWHLVGLAMKKAISYRFHKEPLSDIGIPEQKLNRRRNIFWNLYILDRTISCAMDRPFSIEDEDVTLQLPSHGDSPPDALDFPAYVVMHARLISKMRGSSHQQSIFHYGSFSYWRDIPRGAMGSNIPPTSSRTIRQLTCRSMVCLAQISGFERNATRVFGTTHTIRQDIINTCSEYISNEYLAVEDGCFKGSFVDAFDIFSAGVVLICLGKMSPASDVPNAAIVLNKCTSLLTLLGERFSALKALCRVLWCLQESADMVIELPEIVPHALRVMIEGTFRSSRPVR; this is encoded by the exons ATGGAAGAAAGCCGTCGGACAAGTCCTACGCCTCAGAGTCCCACAGCACAACGGAGACTCCAAGCCTGTGAAAGATGCTGGAAACGGAAGCAGAAG TGTGACAGGCTGCTGCCGGGGTGCACAGCCTGCATTGAAGCAAAAGCCAAGTGTTGTCCACGAAGCGTCCAGTTGGGGGGCACCACAGAGGATGCAAGCGGACTTTCCAATGCTGCGCTTCCAGA CTACATTGAGACGCTTAAAAGAAAGGCGGAGGATCTGGACGATCAGTCTCGGCGTCGACGACCTCGTTTATCAACCAACACAAGCGATGGGAGGCCGTCGCTGCCATCCAATGGCCCGACAGAGGCTGCACATGATAGCCCACAAGCCTCTCACGACACTCCTTTGACGGAGCAAACCAGTCTCACTGAAAGATCGGTGCAGGCAGCTATGGGAGAGATTGAATTTTTGTCCCGCAATGCTATGGCAGAGCCCCGTGGTGAGGCAAGTGGATTTCCCCAGGAACTAACAATAGGAAACATGATAAAAGCCTCCCTTGCTATTTCAGGGAAGGACCCAACACAGTCTTCATGCCCTTTGTCTCAAAAGTCGAAGTACAGCAACATGTTGGGGCAGACCCCTACACTTACCAGAGAAGTTGTGGCTGATTGTACGGGCCGTTTCTTTGGGCATACCAAAGCCCTCTGCCCCTACATTGACGAGGGTGAGATGCTGGAATATCGTGACGGGTTCTTCGATAGTAGCCATGTGTCTCATACAACTTCGTATACCGGCTTCAGGGATTTCAACGTGTATATGGCAACAGCTATTGGGATGCTGCTGTCTCCCGAATCTGGCATCGAACTGTTCGCCAGCAGTTTGCACAGCGCGGCCATGCAGAGCTTCCCTACTATCCTAGGCAGTAACGATGACTTGAACATGTTGCATTCTATGCAATTGATGATCATTTACTCAATGTTCTCCTCGATGGGGGGATCCACATGGCATCTTGTTGGCCTCGCCATGAAGAAGGCCATATCGTATAGGTTCCATAAAGAGCCGCTTTCCGACATCGGAATACCGGAGCAAAAGCTCAATCGGAGAAGAAACATATTTTGGAACTTGTACATACTTGATAG AACTATTAGCTGCGCAATGGACCGGCCATTCAgcattgaagatgaagatgttaCGCTTCAG CTTCCATCTCATGGAGACAGTCCACCAGACGCGCTCGACTTTCCGGCGTACGTTGTCATGCACGCTCGATTAATATCTAAGATGCGAGGCTCTTCACATCAGCAATCAATTTTCCACTACGGAAGTTTCTCCTACTGGAGAGATATACCTAGGGGGGCGATGGGTTCTAATATACCACCGACTTCCTCCAGAACAATACGGCAGCTCACCTGTAGGTCCATGGTCTGCCTGGCGCAAATCAGTGGATTTGAGCGAAACGCAACCAGGGTTTTTGGGACCACACATACTATTCGGCAGGATATAATAAACACATGTAGTGAATATATCAGTAATGAGTATttggcggtggaggatggctgCTTCAAGGGATCATTCGTTGATGCCTTCGATATCTTTTCTGCAGGCGTGGTTCTTATCTGCCTGGGAAAGATGTCGCCAGCTTCCGATGTCCCGAATGCAGCCATTGTTCTCAACAAATGTACTTCTCTCTTGACCCTTCTCGGAGAGAGATTTTCGGCACTTAAAGCACTTTGCAGAGTGCTCTGGTGCTTGCAGGAGTCAGCAGACATG GTGATTGAGTTACCGGAAATAGTCCCTCACGCCCTTCGAGTGATGATCGAAGGTACGTTTCGAAGTAGTCGCCCAGTTCGTTGA